The window TAGCTCATGATAATGGGTTGCAAATAAGGTTTTAGGACGAGATGTAGGGTGTTGATGCAAAAATTCAGCTATAGCCCAAGCAATAGAAATCCCATCATATGTGCTCGTTCCGCGACCAATTTCATCCAATAAAATCAAACTGTCATCAGAGATATTATTTAAAATACTTGCTGTTTCATTCATTTCGACCATGAATGTACTTTCACCAGACGAAATATTATCAGATGCTCCAACTCGGGTAAAAATCTTATCCACTAAGCCGATTTCTGCAGCTTTTGCCGGAACAAAACAACCCATTTGCGCCATCAAAACAATTAAGGCTGTTTGTCTTAATATGGCAGATTTACCGGCCATATTCGGACCAGTAATCATAATAATTTGCTGGGAATCAGTATCTAAGTAAACATCATTAGTAATGTATTCTTGTCCGACAGGCAATTGCTTTTCAATAACAGGATGGCGTCCGCCTTTAATATCTAAAACCTTTGTTGTCGAAATTGAAGGTTTTACATAATGGTTTTTTTCGGCCAATTGTGCAAAACATAATAAACAATCTAACTGTGCAATTAAATATGAATTAAGTTGAATTGGCTTAATATAACTAGCCGTTTCATACATTAGTTCATTATACAGTCGAATTTCAATTACCTGAATTTTCTCTTCAGCACCTAAAATCTGCTCTTCATATTCTTTTAATTCCGGTGTGATGTATCGCTCTGCATTAACCAGAGTTTGTTTACGAATCCAACCTTCTGGCACTTTATCTTTATGCGTATGCGTAACTTCTAAATAATATCCAAAAACATTATTGAAAGATATTTTCAATGATGGAATTCCAGTAGCTTCAGCCTCACGTTTTTGAATTTGAACTAAATAATCCTTACCTCCGAATGCGATTTTGCGTAATCGATCCAGATCTTCATCAATGCCGTCATTAATTACATTTCCTTTAATCAGCAAAGCCGGAGGTTCAGCTTGTAATTCCCTTTCAATCCTTTCTCGAATGGTTAAACATGGATTTAATTGATCAGCAATTTTAATTAAAAATGGATTTTTAGAACTTGCTGCAAGATTTTTAACCGCTTCTATATGCGTTAAAGCTCTTTTCAGCGCCACCAATTCCCTTGGCCCCACACGTTGCAAACCGACCTTTGAAATTAATCTTTCTAAATCTCCAATCTGTTTGATGTGTGTTAAAAATTGATGTTGGAGATCATTATTTTTCACAAAGAAATCTACCATACCCAAACGCTCTTCAACTGGTTTAAGCTCCTTTAATGGCATAATAATCCATTTTTGAAGTAACCGAGCGCCCATTGGCGTGCAAGTATGATCTAAAATATCAAACAGCGTAACTGCATTATCATTAGCCGAATGAACCAATTCTAGGTTGCGAATCGTAAATCGATCCAGCCACATGTATCTATC is drawn from Pedobacter mucosus and contains these coding sequences:
- the mutS gene encoding DNA mismatch repair protein MutS — encoded protein: MQQYNAIKVKYPGALLLFRVGDFYETFGEDAIKTSQILGIVLTRRGTGPNGGALELAGFPHHSLDNYLSKLVRAGQRVAICDQLEDPKLTKNIVKRGVTELVTPGVAYGDNILNQKSNNYLASVFFDKTQIGVSFLDISTGEFMIAQGNSDYIDKLLQGFKPTEVIFQKSKRQIFTENFGDRFYTFGLDEWPYTTDYAEETLTKHFDVASLKGFGVERLQSGIVAAGVILHYLGETEHRNLQHITSISRIEEDRYMWLDRFTIRNLELVHSANDNAVTLFDILDHTCTPMGARLLQKWIIMPLKELKPVEERLGMVDFFVKNNDLQHQFLTHIKQIGDLERLISKVGLQRVGPRELVALKRALTHIEAVKNLAASSKNPFLIKIADQLNPCLTIRERIERELQAEPPALLIKGNVINDGIDEDLDRLRKIAFGGKDYLVQIQKREAEATGIPSLKISFNNVFGYYLEVTHTHKDKVPEGWIRKQTLVNAERYITPELKEYEEQILGAEEKIQVIEIRLYNELMYETASYIKPIQLNSYLIAQLDCLLCFAQLAEKNHYVKPSISTTKVLDIKGGRHPVIEKQLPVGQEYITNDVYLDTDSQQIIMITGPNMAGKSAILRQTALIVLMAQMGCFVPAKAAEIGLVDKIFTRVGASDNISSGESTFMVEMNETASILNNISDDSLILLDEIGRGTSTYDGISIAWAIAEFLHQHPTSRPKTLFATHYHELNELANTMPRIKNFNVAVKEMTNKVIFLRKLVPGGSEHSFGIHVAKMAGMPPKLISRANEILKKLEIDRTEGQSIKDSIKKVQNQAYQLQMFAIDDPVLVKIRDNLNNLDVNALTPVEALLKLDEIQRLIKN